In Arachis stenosperma cultivar V10309 chromosome 1, arast.V10309.gnm1.PFL2, whole genome shotgun sequence, one DNA window encodes the following:
- the LOC130970187 gene encoding uncharacterized protein LOC130970187 isoform X2 codes for MQVEFALQRDRQNMGRRYVEVFRCKKQDYYNAVASEVNYEGIYDNDYHGSPPPSRTKRFSDKDQMEYTEILKMRGLPFSATKAQIIDFFKDFKLIEDRVHIACRPDGKATGEAYVEFVSPDEAKRAMCKDKMTIGSRYVELFPSTTDEARRAESRSRQ; via the coding sequence ATGCAGGTTGAATTTGCTCTACAGAGAGACCGGCAGAACATGGGTCGCAGATATGTGGAAGTCTTCAGGTGCAAGAAGCAAGATTACTACAATGCTGTTGCATCTGAGGTCAATTATGAAGGAATATACGATAATGACTACCATGGAAGCCCTCCTCCATCTCGGACCAAAAGGTTCAGCGATAAAGATCAGATGGAATACACTGAGATATTGAAGATGCGTGGACTTCCATTTTCAGCTACTAAAGCTcaaattattgatttttttaaagatttcaAGCTGATAGAAGATAGGGTACACATTGCTTGTCGCCCAGATGGAAAAGCTACTGGAGAGGCTTATGTGGAGTTTGTTTCCCCCGACGAGGCCAAGAGAGCAATGTGCAAGGATAAAATGACAATTGGATCAAGGTACGTGGAGTTGTTTCCTTCGACAACAGATGAAGCTAGGCGGGCAGAGTCAAGATCAAGGCAGTAA
- the LOC130970187 gene encoding uncharacterized protein LOC130970187 isoform X1, which produces MYGPRGAMLGSGGVSDGYEVGSKRQRMMESNPYFAVSSGTGSFQPYGYGGGFQPPPPFPVVRLRGLPFNCTDIDILKFFAGLTIVDVLLVNKSGRFSGEAFVVFAGAMQVEFALQRDRQNMGRRYVEVFRCKKQDYYNAVASEVNYEGIYDNDYHGSPPPSRTKRFSDKDQMEYTEILKMRGLPFSATKAQIIDFFKDFKLIEDRVHIACRPDGKATGEAYVEFVSPDEAKRAMCKDKMTIGSRYVELFPSTTDEARRAESRSRQ; this is translated from the exons ATGTACGGTCCGAGAGG GGCAATGTTGGGAAGCGGGGGGGTTTCGGACGGGTACGAGGTTGGCTCAAAGAGACAAAGAATGATGGAATCCAATCCATACTTCGCAGTGAGCAGCGGAACAGGCAGCTTTCAACCCTATGGATACGGTGGTGGCTTCCAGCCCCCTCCTCCATTTCCTGTGGTTCGTCTCAGGGGACTTCCATTCAACTGCACTGACATTGACATCCTGAAGTTCTTTGCTGGACTGACCATTGTGGATGTGTTGCTTGTCAACAAGAGTGGACGATTCTCAGGAGAGGCCTTTGTAGTCTTTGCAGGAGCAATGCAGGTTGAATTTGCTCTACAGAGAGACCGGCAGAACATGGGTCGCAGATATGTGGAAGTCTTCAGGTGCAAGAAGCAAGATTACTACAATGCTGTTGCATCTGAGGTCAATTATGAAGGAATATACGATAATGACTACCATGGAAGCCCTCCTCCATCTCGGACCAAAAGGTTCAGCGATAAAGATCAGATGGAATACACTGAGATATTGAAGATGCGTGGACTTCCATTTTCAGCTACTAAAGCTcaaattattgatttttttaaagatttcaAGCTGATAGAAGATAGGGTACACATTGCTTGTCGCCCAGATGGAAAAGCTACTGGAGAGGCTTATGTGGAGTTTGTTTCCCCCGACGAGGCCAAGAGAGCAATGTGCAAGGATAAAATGACAATTGGATCAAGGTACGTGGAGTTGTTTCCTTCGACAACAGATGAAGCTAGGCGGGCAGAGTCAAGATCAAGGCAGTAA
- the LOC130982075 gene encoding phosphoinositide phosphatase SAC7-like → MEKGDSGQKLHTKMRLWEFPNQYVIEPIEGSSSRSPLSISRKDGTMKLIDGIPECSTLRVPKIMTIFGVIGMLKILAGSYLLVITGRECVGTHMGHPIYKISSMKVFACDQTLNNTPAEQKKTEMEFSRLITVAEKTYGLFFSYDTNLTLSVQRLNELGNESKLLPLWRQAEPRYLWNNYMLEMLIDHKLDPFLLPVVQGSFHHFQAAIGKDIIDITLIARRCTRRNGTRMWRRGADADGYCANFVESEQVMQFNGYTASFVQIRGSMPFQWEQIVDLTYKPKFEILKPDEAPRVMERHFLDLRKKYGSVVAIDLVNTHGGEGRLYEKFSTTAQQVAGDDVRYIHFDFHGTCGHIHFDRLSILYDQISDFLERNGYLLLNEKGEKMKEQLGVVRTNCVDCLDRTNVTQSMIGRNMLEYQLRRLGVFGAEETISSHPNLDDKFKILWADHGDDISIQYSGTPALKGDFTRFGHRTVQGILTDGWNALMRYYLNNFADGTKQDAIDLMQGHYIISVGRDMTPTSQNGGIESIASFPLALGLVLTGFFFATMSLRQVRYDFRHFFLSLMWAGISIGIAAFVRANGRVFCNRPRLHKPRS, encoded by the exons ATGGAGAAAGGAGATTCGGGGCAGAAGCTGCACACAAAGATGCGGCTATGGGAATTTCCGAACCAGTATGTGATTGAACCAATTGAAGGATCATCTTCTCGATCTCCACTCTCAATTAGTAGAAAAGATGGCACCATGAAGCTCATTGATGGCATCCCTGAATGCAGCACCCTTCGAGTCCCTAAGATCATGACCATTTTTGGTGTCATTGGCATGCTAAAGATCTTGGCTG GATCATATTTGCTGGTAATAACTGGGCGTGAATGTGTTGGAACACACATGGGGCATCCAATTTACAAGATATCATCAATGAAGGTTTTTGCATGTGATCAAACTCTTAACAATACCCCTGCTGAGCAA AAGAAAACAGAGATGGAATTTTCTAGGTTAATAACTGTTGCTGAGAAGACATATGGCCTATTCTTCTCATATGACACTAATTTAACTTTGAG TGTCCAACGACTGAATGAATTGGGTAATGAATCTAAATTGCTTCCTCTTTGGAGACAG GCAGAGCCTCGATATCTCTGGAACAATTATATGTTGGAAATGCTGATTGATCACAAG CTTGATCCATTCCTACTTCCTGTAGTTCAAGGCA GCTTTCACCATTTTCAAGCAGCAATTGGGAAAGATATCATTGACATCACTTTGATTGCTAGGAGATGCACAAGAAGAAATG GAACTCGGATGTGGAGAAGAGGGGCTGATGCTGATGGTTATTGTGCTAATTTTGTGGAATCAGAGCAAGTTATGCAGTTCAATGGCTATACAGCATCATTTGTTCAG ATTCGCGGATCGATGCCATTCCAATGGGAGCAAATTGTTGACTTAACATACAAGCCAAAGTTTGAGATATTGAAACCTGATGAAGCT CCTCGAGTCATGGAGCGTCATTTCTTagatttgagaaaaaaatatgGGAGTGTGGTAGCTATTGATCTTGTCAACACG CATGGAGGAGAGGGGAGGTTATatgaaaaattttcaaccacgGCGCAGCAGGTGGCAGGTGATGATGTAAG ATATATACACTTTGATTTCCATGGCACATGTGGTCACATTCATTTTGATCGTCTCTCAATCCTCTATGATCAAATTTCAGATTTTCTTGAGAGAAACGG ATATCTTCTGTTGAATGAAAAGGGAGAGAAAATGAAGGAGCAACTTGGGGTTGTTAGGACCAACTGTGTTGATTGTTTAGACCGTACAAATGTTACTCAG AGCATGATTGGACGGAATATGCTGGAATACCAGCTTAGAAGACTTGGTGTCTTTGGAGCTGAAGAAACAATTAGTTCACATCCAAATCTGGATGATAAATTTAAGATCT TGTGGGCAGATCATGGTGATGACATTAGTATTCAATATTCAGGCACTCCTGCTCTGAAAGGAGATTTTACCAG ATTTGGACACCGCACTGTTCAAGGCATACTAACTGATGGTTGGAATGCTCTTATGCGttattatttgaataatttCGCTGATGGAACAAAGCAG GATGCAATTGATCTCATGCAAGGACATTACATAATCTCTGTTGGAAGAGATATGACTCCAACTTCTCAGAATGGAGGCATTGAATCTATTGCT TCTTTTCCTCTGGCTCTAGGCCTGGTTTTGACCGGATTCTTTTTCGCTACCATGTCCTTGAGACAAG TTCGATACGATTTTCGGCACTTCTTCCTTTCACTAATGTGGGCAGGAATTAGTATTGGGATAGCAGCGTTCGTGAGGGCGAACGGCCGAGTTTTCTGCAACAGGCCACGCCTACACAAGCCGCGGTCTTAG
- the LOC130965823 gene encoding probable serine/threonine-protein kinase PIX13 isoform X2, with translation MFIDGCVSNRENQIQPLSQENTHNQKDKHTSFSISLSLSLSLVIWCIVICSYFLLFLHQHHFYPNQTEEKEKEKEKERVKERELHMGQCFGSLSSAQNPSASTLSKAQYSGSASTDSRNVGFSATTASSAGKSQFSEIASGSIIDDGTSSLPSSSGQILERPNLKVFSFGDLKSATKSFKSDTLLGEGGFGRVYKGWLDEKTLTPAKAGSGMVVAIKKLNSESTQGFQEWQSEVNFLGRLSHPNLVKLLGYCWDDDELLLVYEFMPKGSLENHLFRRNPNIEPLSWNTRIKIAIGAARGLAFLHASEKQVIYRDFKASNILLDGNYNAKISDFGLAKLGPAVGASHVTTRVMGTYGYAAPEYIATGHLYVKSDVYGFGVVLLEMMSGLRALDTKRPTGQQNLVEWVKPNLSNKRKLKTIMDARIDGQYSQKAAQQAAQLTLKCLEPVPKNRPSMKEVVEALEAIESMQDKSKESKNRGSHSSAASKSHHHSRQRVSKAKV, from the exons ATGTTCATTGATGGATGTGTAAGTAACAGAGAAAATCAAATCCAACCCCTCAGTCAAGAAAACACACATAATCAAAAAGACAAACACACTTCTTTCTccatctctctttctctttctctctctctggTGATTTGGTGCATAGTAATCTGctcttactttcttcttttccttcatcAACACCATTTCTATCCAAACCAAacagaagagaaagagaaagagaaagagaaagagagagtgaAAGAGAGAGAGCTTCACATGGGTCAATGCTTTGGCTCTCTCTCTTCTGCTCAAAACCCTTCAGCCTCTACTCTCTCCAAGGCTCAGTATTCAG GTTCAGCTAGCACTGACAGCAGGAATGTGGGGTTCTCGGCGACCACCGCTAGCAGCGCCGGGAAGAGCCAGTTCTCGGAGATTGCAAGCGGCAGCATCATCGATGACGGGACTAGTTCGCTTCCATCTTCAAGTGGCCAGATCCTGGAGAGGCCTAATTTGAAAGTGTTCAGTTTCGGGGACCTGAAATCGGCAACAAAGAGCTTCAAATCAGATACATTGCTCGGTGAAGGCGGGTTTGGCAGAGTGTACAAAGGGTGGTTGGATGAGAAGACACTCACACCAGCAAAGGCAGGGTCAGGGATGGTGGTTGCTATCAAGAAATTGAACTCTGAAAGCACTCAAGGGTTTCAAGAGTGGCAG TCAGAAGTAAACTTCTTAGGAAGGCTTTCTCACCCGAACCTGGTAAAGCTATTAGGGTACTGTTGGGACGACGACGAGCTTCTACTTGTGTATGAGTTCATGCCAAAGGGGAGCTTGGAGAATCATCTTTTCAGAA GGAATCCTAACATAGAACCACTTTCATGGAACACCCGAATTAAGATAGCTATTGGCGCAGCAAGGGGCCTCGCTTTCTTGCACGCTTCCGAAAAACAAGTCATATACAGAGATTTCAAGGCTTCAAATATACTACTTGACGGG AATTACAACGCGAAAATATCGGATTTCGGCTTGGCTAAATTGGGCCCTGCTGTGGGAGCATCACATGTAACTACCAGAGTCATGGGCACATATGGCTATGCTGCTCCGGAGTACATTGCAACAG GTCACTTGTATGTGAAGAGTGATGTCTACGGCTTCGGCGTAGTTCTACTTGAAATGATGTCAGGCTTGCGCGCACTCGATACAAAGCGGCCGACAGGGCAACAGAATCTGGTTGAATGGGTTAAGCCTAATCTCTCCAACAAGAGAAAGTTGAAAACCATAATGGATGCTAGGATTGATGGCCAATATTCACAAAAGGCGGCGCAGCAGGCGGCGCAACTCACTCTGAAATGCTTGGAACCGGTCCCCAAAAACCGACCGTCGATGAAAGAAGTTGTGGAGGCATTGGAAGCCATAGAATCAATGCAAGATAAATCCAAGGAGTCCAAGAATAGAGGTTCTCATTCTTCTGCAGCCTCTAAGAGTCACCATCATTCAAGGCAAAGAGTTTCAAAAGCAAAAgtatga
- the LOC130975539 gene encoding dehydrodolichyl diphosphate synthase CPT3-like, translating into MQISNGYTVHLLEGLYCYLRRLLFKVLCVGAVPNHIAFIMDGNRRFAKKNNLAEGEGHKAGFSALLSILRYCYELGVKYVTVYAFSIDNFRRKPKDVQSLMELMRQKIEELLQQESIINEYGVRLHFIGNISMLSEPVRVAVDKAMRVTAHNNHRVLFICVAYTSRDEMVHAVYQSCKQKWSHLNGEEPSKVVKNGGIEKVKGMICSKNGVFENKVEKHSVPPPSSCSLIELVDVERNMYMAVAPDPDILIRTSGEARLSNFLLWQAGTCPLYAPSSLWPEIGLRHLVLAVLNFQKYHHYLENKKEKKKHKNF; encoded by the exons atgcagaTAAGTAACGGTTACACAGTGCACTTGTTAGAAGGGTTATATTGTTATCTAAGAAGACTTCTCTTTAAAGTGTTATGTGTTGGGGCAGTGCCAAATCACATTGCATTCATAATGGATGGTAATAGAAGGTtcgcaaagaagaacaatttgGCTGAAGGTGAAGGCCACAAAGCTGGATTTTCAGCTCTCTTATCCATCCTCAG GTACTGTTATGAACTGGGAGTGAAGTATGTAACTGTATATGCATTCAGCATTGACAACTTTAGAAGGAAGCCAAAAGATGTTCAAAGTTTAATGGAACTTATGAGGCAGAAGATTGAAGAGTTGCTTCAACAAGAAAGCATCATCAATGAGTATGGTGTGAGGTTGCATTTCATTGGAAACATTTCAATGCTTAGTGAGCCTGTCAGGGTTGCTGTGGACAAGGCAATGCGAGTCACTGCCCACAACAACCACAGAGTTCTTTTCATCTGCGTCGCGTATACTTCGCGCGACGAGATGGTGCATGCCGTCTACCAATCTTGCAAGCAAAAATGGAGCCATCTTAATGGTGAAGAGCCATCAAAAGTAGTTAAGAATGGTGGTATAG AGAAAGTGAAAGGGATGATTTGTAGCAAGAATGGAGTGTTTGAGAACAAAGTTGAGAAACATAGTGTTCCTCCTCCCTCTTCTTGTTCTCTAATAGAATTGGTTGATGTTGAGAGGAATATGTACATGGCAGTGGCACCAGACCCTGACATATTGATCCGAACTTCCGGTGAGGCGCGGCTGAGCAACTTTCTTCTGTGGCAGGCTGGTACCTGCCCTCTGTATGCACCATCTTCACTTTGGCCTGAGATAGGTTTGAGGCACTTGGTCTTGGCAGTGTTGAACTTCCAAAAGTACCATCATTACTTGGAGaacaagaaagagaagaagaagcacaagaaCTTCTAA
- the LOC130939395 gene encoding protein RKD5-like, with product MKNTLLTTLLVFKNTIREELIRSVHVYQIKDGKVREVEREFVFSESGSYGEMRSTPILRLQKKLCVAEVSEGYQNGVWLCIFSFHRNHKPQFSSIPNLLLLSRNLKLRTIPTLLRDLRVIYKLEKDKDVLSDSTGGERQGNNKDSQPLRKVVPVLTQDLNFLPYEDDMSESPDNKLDVQALPDADSAEKKKRASSDRVAKITLSELVKYFDIPIVEASRRLNVGLTVLKRKCREFGIPRWPHRKIKSLDSLIHEIQEEANNQESDDKAAALAAIEKRRMLESEKENIERKPFMDIQSETKKLRQDIFKRRHRARAQVKHNSTVSSSSSSNKTTIET from the exons ATGAAGAACACCTTGCTCACCACCCTCCTAGTCTTCAAGAACACCATTAGAGAAG AGTTGATCAGGAGTGTGCATGTATACCAAATAAAGGATGGGAAAGTAAGGGAAGTTGAAAGAGAGTTTGTGTTCTCAGAGAGTGGCTCCTATGGCGAAATGAGGTCCACACCAATCCTCAGATTGCAGAAGAAGCTTTGTGTTGCTGAAGTTTCTGAAGGGTACCAAAATGGAGTGTGGCTTTGTATCTTTTCCTTTCATAGAAATCACAAGCCTCAATTTTCCAGCATTCCAAACTTGCTTTTGCTCTCAAG AAACCTGAAGCTTCGGACAATCCCAACCTTGCTGAGAGACCTCCGTGTGATATACAAATTGGAAAAAGACAAAGATGTTCTATCAGACTCCACAGGGGGAGAACGCCAAGGAAACAACAAAGATTCCCAACCATTGAGAAAAGTGGTTCCCGTGTTAACTCAGGACCTGAATTTTCTTCCTTATGAAGATGACATGTCCGAATCACCAGACAACAAGCTAGATGTCCAAGCCTTGCCAG ATGCAGATTctgcagaaaagaaaaaacgTGCATCTAGTGACCGGGTAGCAAAAATAACGTTATCAGAGTTAGTCAAGTATTTTGATATACCGATTGTAGAAGCGTCAAGAAGGCTAAATGTTGGACTAACAGTTCTGAAGAGGAAATGCAGAGAATTTGGTATTCCTCGCTGGCCTCATAGGAAGATCAAATCACTTGACAGTCTCATTCATGAAATTCAG GAAGAAGCGAACAACCAAGAATCGGATGACAAGGCTGCAGCATTGGCGGCAATAGAGAAACGAAGGATGTTGGAGAGTGAAAAGGAAAACATAGAAAGGAAACCAttcatggacatacaaagtgaGACCAAGAAGTTGAGGCAGGACATCTTCAAGAGAAGGCATCGGGCGCGAGCTCAGGTCAAACATAATTCGACTGTCTCCAGCAGCAGCAGTAGCAACAAAACTACCATTGAAACTTGA
- the LOC130965823 gene encoding probable serine/threonine-protein kinase PIX13 isoform X1: MFIDGCVSNRENQIQPLSQENTHNQKDKHTSFSISLSLSLSLVIWCIVICSYFLLFLHQHHFYPNQTEEKEKEKEKERVKERELHMGQCFGSLSSAQNPSASTLSKAQYSGSASTDSRNVGFSATTASSAGKSQFSEIASGSIIDDGTSSLPSSSGQILERPNLKVFSFGDLKSATKSFKSDTLLGEGGFGRVYKGWLDEKTLTPAKAGSGMVVAIKKLNSESTQGFQEWQSEVNFLGRLSHPNLVKLLGYCWDDDELLLVYEFMPKGSLENHLFRTGNPNIEPLSWNTRIKIAIGAARGLAFLHASEKQVIYRDFKASNILLDGNYNAKISDFGLAKLGPAVGASHVTTRVMGTYGYAAPEYIATGHLYVKSDVYGFGVVLLEMMSGLRALDTKRPTGQQNLVEWVKPNLSNKRKLKTIMDARIDGQYSQKAAQQAAQLTLKCLEPVPKNRPSMKEVVEALEAIESMQDKSKESKNRGSHSSAASKSHHHSRQRVSKAKV, translated from the exons ATGTTCATTGATGGATGTGTAAGTAACAGAGAAAATCAAATCCAACCCCTCAGTCAAGAAAACACACATAATCAAAAAGACAAACACACTTCTTTCTccatctctctttctctttctctctctctggTGATTTGGTGCATAGTAATCTGctcttactttcttcttttccttcatcAACACCATTTCTATCCAAACCAAacagaagagaaagagaaagagaaagagaaagagagagtgaAAGAGAGAGAGCTTCACATGGGTCAATGCTTTGGCTCTCTCTCTTCTGCTCAAAACCCTTCAGCCTCTACTCTCTCCAAGGCTCAGTATTCAG GTTCAGCTAGCACTGACAGCAGGAATGTGGGGTTCTCGGCGACCACCGCTAGCAGCGCCGGGAAGAGCCAGTTCTCGGAGATTGCAAGCGGCAGCATCATCGATGACGGGACTAGTTCGCTTCCATCTTCAAGTGGCCAGATCCTGGAGAGGCCTAATTTGAAAGTGTTCAGTTTCGGGGACCTGAAATCGGCAACAAAGAGCTTCAAATCAGATACATTGCTCGGTGAAGGCGGGTTTGGCAGAGTGTACAAAGGGTGGTTGGATGAGAAGACACTCACACCAGCAAAGGCAGGGTCAGGGATGGTGGTTGCTATCAAGAAATTGAACTCTGAAAGCACTCAAGGGTTTCAAGAGTGGCAG TCAGAAGTAAACTTCTTAGGAAGGCTTTCTCACCCGAACCTGGTAAAGCTATTAGGGTACTGTTGGGACGACGACGAGCTTCTACTTGTGTATGAGTTCATGCCAAAGGGGAGCTTGGAGAATCATCTTTTCAGAA CAGGGAATCCTAACATAGAACCACTTTCATGGAACACCCGAATTAAGATAGCTATTGGCGCAGCAAGGGGCCTCGCTTTCTTGCACGCTTCCGAAAAACAAGTCATATACAGAGATTTCAAGGCTTCAAATATACTACTTGACGGG AATTACAACGCGAAAATATCGGATTTCGGCTTGGCTAAATTGGGCCCTGCTGTGGGAGCATCACATGTAACTACCAGAGTCATGGGCACATATGGCTATGCTGCTCCGGAGTACATTGCAACAG GTCACTTGTATGTGAAGAGTGATGTCTACGGCTTCGGCGTAGTTCTACTTGAAATGATGTCAGGCTTGCGCGCACTCGATACAAAGCGGCCGACAGGGCAACAGAATCTGGTTGAATGGGTTAAGCCTAATCTCTCCAACAAGAGAAAGTTGAAAACCATAATGGATGCTAGGATTGATGGCCAATATTCACAAAAGGCGGCGCAGCAGGCGGCGCAACTCACTCTGAAATGCTTGGAACCGGTCCCCAAAAACCGACCGTCGATGAAAGAAGTTGTGGAGGCATTGGAAGCCATAGAATCAATGCAAGATAAATCCAAGGAGTCCAAGAATAGAGGTTCTCATTCTTCTGCAGCCTCTAAGAGTCACCATCATTCAAGGCAAAGAGTTTCAAAAGCAAAAgtatga